In Myxococcales bacterium, a single window of DNA contains:
- a CDS encoding NAD-dependent epimerase/dehydratase family protein, producing the protein MTRVLVTGATGFLGAHLVANLLERGDDVVALCRDESPRLAVAGRTATVARGDVLDAESVRRAAEGCEGVYHAAGRVSRDPGDAEALHRLHVEGTKTTLDACRAAGVRRAIVASTSGTVAVSDDEDRVSTEADEAPIGLLNRWPYYRSKLFAERAALERNSNDFEVMSVNPTLLLGPGDLRGSSTEDVRLFLERRIPAVPPGGLSYVDVRDAALGMVLAMERGRPGARYLLGASNVTLREFFARLERISGVPAPSLPLPRAPGFAKVGTSLAEKLLGRLGVSLPVDPVSFDMAQFYWYLDASLAEAELGWFPRDPIVTLTDTVRDLQERGVVWPEPNFVRKSTLGNIERLARGAFAGERDEDRP; encoded by the coding sequence ATGACCCGCGTACTCGTCACTGGAGCGACCGGCTTCCTCGGCGCACACCTCGTCGCGAACCTGCTCGAACGAGGCGATGACGTCGTCGCGCTCTGCCGCGACGAGAGCCCCCGCCTCGCGGTGGCCGGACGCACCGCCACGGTGGCCCGCGGCGACGTGCTCGACGCCGAGAGCGTGCGTCGCGCCGCCGAAGGTTGCGAGGGCGTCTACCACGCCGCCGGCCGCGTCTCGCGCGACCCCGGCGACGCCGAGGCGCTCCACCGGCTCCACGTGGAGGGCACGAAGACCACCCTCGACGCGTGCAGGGCGGCCGGTGTTCGGCGAGCCATCGTGGCCTCCACGAGCGGCACGGTCGCGGTCTCCGACGACGAGGACCGCGTGTCGACCGAGGCCGACGAGGCCCCGATCGGCCTCTTGAACCGGTGGCCCTACTACCGCTCCAAGCTCTTCGCCGAGCGCGCGGCACTCGAGAGAAATTCCAATGATTTCGAGGTAATGAGCGTCAACCCGACGCTGCTCCTCGGTCCTGGTGATCTGCGCGGCTCGTCGACGGAGGACGTGCGTCTGTTCCTCGAGCGTCGCATCCCCGCGGTGCCCCCGGGCGGCCTCTCGTACGTCGACGTGCGCGACGCCGCGCTCGGCATGGTGCTCGCGATGGAGCGCGGCCGACCCGGCGCGCGGTACCTGCTCGGCGCGAGCAACGTCACGCTTCGCGAATTCTTCGCGCGGCTCGAGCGCATCTCCGGCGTGCCCGCGCCCTCGCTCCCCTTGCCGCGCGCCCCGGGCTTCGCCAAGGTCGGCACGTCGCTCGCGGAGAAGCTCCTCGGGCGCCTCGGGGTGAGCCTCCCGGTCGATCCGGTGAGCTTCGACATGGCGCAGTTCTACTGGTACCTCGACGCCTCGCTCGCGGAGGCCGAGCTCGGGTGGTTCCCGCGCGATCCCATCGTGACGCTGACCGACACCGTGCGCGATCTGCAGGAGCGCGGCGTGGTGTGGCCCGAGCCCAACTTCGTCCGCAAGAGCACCTTGGGCAACATCGAGCGGCTGGCGCGCGGCGCCTTCGCGGGCGAGCGCGACGAGGACCGCCCGTGA
- a CDS encoding diacylglycerol kinase family lipid kinase, with amino-acid sequence MTKPVLVVNPSSGGGKTGKTFGAMRETIERRLGPCEVRETARVGHAIELARDAALGGAALVVAVGGDGTFNEVVNGLMLAKAQGAEPELGLIAQGTGGDFRRTLGLEHRLDVYLDALSEGATRRIDVGLLTHEGDKTRYFVNILSVGMGGLVDRYVADASRALGGTAAYFGASLRALVNAKVGRVRCKVTRGGVTTERTVETLMLAICNGRYFGSSMMVAPMAELDDGVFELVALGNTSKVGFALTSKRIYDGGHMKDPSTVHMTGDTFELALENPDARAQFLIDLDGEPLGGLPITVKLVPGALALRGR; translated from the coding sequence GTGACCAAGCCGGTGCTCGTGGTCAACCCGTCGTCGGGCGGGGGAAAGACCGGCAAGACGTTCGGCGCGATGCGCGAGACGATCGAGCGGCGCCTCGGCCCGTGCGAGGTGCGCGAGACGGCGCGCGTGGGTCACGCGATCGAGCTCGCGCGCGACGCGGCGCTCGGCGGCGCGGCGCTGGTCGTCGCGGTGGGCGGCGACGGCACGTTCAACGAGGTCGTGAACGGCCTCATGTTGGCCAAGGCGCAGGGCGCCGAGCCCGAGCTCGGGCTCATCGCGCAGGGCACTGGCGGGGACTTCCGGCGCACGCTCGGCCTCGAGCATCGACTCGACGTCTACCTCGACGCCCTCAGCGAAGGGGCCACGCGGCGCATCGACGTGGGGCTCCTCACGCACGAAGGGGACAAGACCCGATACTTCGTGAACATCCTCTCGGTGGGCATGGGCGGCCTCGTCGATCGCTACGTCGCCGACGCGTCGCGCGCCCTCGGCGGCACCGCGGCGTACTTCGGCGCGTCGCTGCGCGCCCTCGTCAACGCGAAGGTGGGCCGGGTGCGCTGCAAGGTCACCCGCGGCGGCGTGACCACGGAGCGCACCGTGGAGACCCTCATGCTCGCCATCTGCAACGGCCGCTACTTCGGCTCGAGCATGATGGTGGCGCCGATGGCCGAGCTCGACGACGGCGTGTTCGAGCTGGTCGCCCTGGGGAACACGTCGAAGGTGGGCTTCGCGCTCACCTCGAAGCGCATCTACGACGGCGGCCACATGAAGGACCCAAGCACCGTCCACATGACCGGGGACACCTTCGAGCTCGCGCTCGAGAACCCGGACGCGCGCGCTCAGTTCCTGATCGATCTGGACGGCGAGCCCCTGGGGGGGCTCCCGATCACCGTCAAGCTCGTCCCCGGAGCGCTCGCGCTCCGAGGACGTTAG
- a CDS encoding MBL fold metallo-hydrolase, with product MLFRQLLDPRSSTYTYLLADETTREAVLIDPVFEQHGRDAALLAELELRLTHTLETHVHADHVTSAWRFKQHLGSAIVVAAAGGAEGVDLPVRDGDVISFGGESLTVRATPGHTNGCVTYVSRDQTMAFTGDALLIRGAGRTDFQQGDAAQLYRSVQARIFSLPETCLVYPGHDYQGRTSSSVWEERRHNPRLGGARSLEDFVGYMDNLGLAHPKQLDVAVPANLRCGRPTSETDLPDAPAWAPVVRSFAGVPQISAEWLAEHLAAALLLDVREPAEFSGELGHLAGAELLPLGQLRGRVAEVPRSRPIVTICRSGGRSAQAALILEGAGFTQVANLDGGMIRWHGLGYPVA from the coding sequence ATGCTCTTCCGCCAGCTCCTCGATCCACGCTCGTCGACCTACACGTACCTCCTCGCAGACGAGACCACCCGCGAAGCGGTGCTGATCGATCCCGTGTTCGAGCAACATGGGCGCGACGCCGCGCTCCTGGCGGAGCTCGAGCTGCGGCTCACGCACACCCTCGAGACGCACGTTCACGCCGACCACGTGACGTCCGCGTGGCGCTTCAAACAGCACCTCGGCAGCGCGATCGTGGTGGCCGCGGCAGGCGGCGCCGAGGGCGTGGACCTGCCCGTGCGCGACGGGGACGTGATCTCGTTCGGCGGCGAGTCGCTCACCGTACGGGCCACGCCGGGGCACACGAACGGCTGCGTGACCTACGTCTCGCGGGACCAGACGATGGCCTTCACCGGCGACGCCCTGCTCATTCGCGGGGCCGGCCGCACCGACTTCCAGCAGGGCGACGCGGCCCAGCTCTACCGCTCGGTGCAAGCGCGCATTTTCAGCCTGCCGGAGACCTGCCTCGTCTATCCGGGCCACGACTACCAAGGGCGCACCTCGTCGAGTGTGTGGGAGGAGCGGCGCCACAACCCGCGCCTCGGCGGCGCTCGCTCGCTCGAAGACTTCGTCGGGTACATGGACAACCTCGGGCTCGCCCACCCCAAGCAGCTCGACGTCGCTGTGCCCGCCAACCTGCGCTGCGGACGCCCAACGAGCGAGACCGACCTCCCCGACGCGCCCGCCTGGGCGCCCGTCGTGCGGAGCTTCGCGGGGGTGCCGCAGATCTCCGCCGAGTGGCTCGCGGAGCACCTCGCGGCCGCGCTCCTGCTCGACGTCCGCGAACCGGCGGAGTTCAGCGGCGAGCTCGGGCACCTCGCCGGCGCCGAGCTGCTGCCGCTCGGTCAGCTGCGGGGTCGCGTGGCGGAGGTGCCGAGGAGCCGACCGATCGTCACGATCTGTCGATCCGGCGGGCGCTCGGCGCAAGCGGCGCTCATCCTCGAGGGCGCGGGCTTCACCCAGGTCGCCAACCTCGACGGGGGGATGATCCGCTGGCACGGCCTCGGGTACCCCGTGGCTTGA